A segment of the Nostoc sp. TCL26-01 genome:
GTCTGGAATATCAGAGCTTGTGTCTGTAGGTTCTAGTGAGATGTCTTTCAGGGGATTGAATAGCTCTACTAGAATGCCGGCGGCTGAAGATAGTGCTTCTTGGGGAGAGAGACTACCATTTGTCCAAACTTCTATGAGGAGTCTGTCTTTGGTAATCGACCCATCTCCACGGGCTTCTTCAACGCTGTAGTTGACTTTCCGGACTGGCATAAATACCGAGTCAATTTGCAGAAAGTCTAAAGATGTGGCTTCTTCTCGTCCTCTTTCGACAGTGCGATAGCCTTTGCCACGCTCAATGCGAAATTCCATTTCCAGTTTGCCGCCTTCAGCTATGGTAGCAACATACTGAGTAGGATCAATTACTTCCACTTCACTAGGCAAATCAAAATGTGCGGCGGTGATTGTGGTTGGGCCGTTGACTAATAATCTGCCAATCTGGGGTTGAGAAGAATAACTTTTCAGAATTACTTCCTTCATCCGCATGAGGATTTCTAGGACATCTTCTCGTACACCTGGAACTGTGGCAAACTCGTGAGAAACCCCGGCAATTCTGACGGCTGTAACTGCTGTACCTTCTAGGTTAGACAGTAAAACCCGTCTGAGTGCGTTGCCAACGGTTGTTCCTTGACCGCGCTCTAGAGGTTCTAAGATAAACTTACTGTAATGATTCCGACTTTCCTCTGTATTAGACTCTACACATTCAATTTGAAACTGCGCCACGGAGTAGCCTCCCTTATTTAAGGTGCTGCTAGCAGGCAAAATCATTGCCTTTGGAATTTACTTTATTGTCCTGGGCTACCTTTAGGTGTATCAAACTGCCAATATCTTGCGGTAGTGGAGTTTAATGCCCCAATGGAGCTGACGGACATTCATTATATTTGGGTGATTTGGAGTATAGCAGCCCTCCCTCGTGGAAGAGCTGACACGCTTTATTTCGTTCCCGTTTGTTGCTTTTGGTAGCTTGTTCACAAAACTGCCAAATAGCGATCGCCATCAACTGAAACGTCTTTTTCCCACTGGTCAAAAGTTTGAGTCTAAACTCGGCGGCGCTTGGGTGGACGGCATCCATTATGAGGAATGGGGGTAATATCCCGAATGAGTGTAATCTCCAGTCCTGCACCTTGCAAAGCCCGAATTGCGGTTTCTCTACCAGCTCCAGGGCCACTAACCATCACCTCAATCTGCCGCATTCCTTGGTCAATGGCTCGCCGGGCTGCGCTTTCAGCTGCGGTTTGAGCTGCAAAGGGAGTGCCTTTTTTCGCTCCTTTGAAACCGCTAGAACCAGCACTGGCCCAGGAGATGACATCGCCATTTTGATCGGTGATGGTGACAATGCTATTGTTGAAAGTAGACTGGATGTAGGCCATTCCGTTAGGAACGTTCCGTTTCTGCTTCTTACTCCCAGATTTTTTTGTTGGTTGTCTCGCCATATTATTTCAGTTAATCTCAGGTAAAACTTGCTCTTAAGAGCAAGCAGAAAAATATTATTTACCGGGAGCTTTCTTCTTCCCAGCCACTGTTTGTCTTCTCCCACGGCGGGTTCTAGCATTGGTGCGAGTTCTTTGCCCTCTGACAGGTAAGCCCATGCGATGACGACGACCTCTAAAAGTCCCAATGTCAATGAGGCGCTTGATGTTCATCGCCTCTAAACGTCGTAAGTCCCCTTCAACTTGATAGTTGCTTTCTACTTCTCCCCGGAGAGCCGTAATATCGGCATCGCTGAGGTCTTTAATCCGAGTGTCTGGGTTAACTCCTGTAGCCGCTAAGATTGCCTGCGACCTCGATAACCCAATTCCGTAAATGTAGGTCAGACCAATTTCAACGCGCTTATCGCGTGGAAGGTCTACTCCGGCTATCCGTGCCACAATCTATTTCTCCCTATGTTTTCGCAGTTGCTGACTGAAAAGGCGGTTCAATACGCCTGTAATTTTGCTAGTGATGAATTTGCTGGGGCTGCACTCTCAATGTTGAGGAGGATTATCCCTGACGTTGTTTGTGCTTGGGATTGACGCAAATTACCATAACGCGACCGCGACGTTTAATCACGTTACATTTTTCACAGATTTTTTTGACTGAGGCTCTAACTTTCATGCCTTTTACAATTGACTCCAAATATTAAATTATAGCATTTTTAGGAAATTTTATGCAATTAA
Coding sequences within it:
- the rpmJ gene encoding 50S ribosomal protein L36, producing the protein MKVRASVKKICEKCNVIKRRGRVMVICVNPKHKQRQG
- the rpsK gene encoding 30S ribosomal protein S11; translation: MARQPTKKSGSKKQKRNVPNGMAYIQSTFNNSIVTITDQNGDVISWASAGSSGFKGAKKGTPFAAQTAAESAARRAIDQGMRQIEVMVSGPGAGRETAIRALQGAGLEITLIRDITPIPHNGCRPPKRRRV
- a CDS encoding DNA-directed RNA polymerase subunit alpha; the encoded protein is MAQFQIECVESNTEESRNHYSKFILEPLERGQGTTVGNALRRVLLSNLEGTAVTAVRIAGVSHEFATVPGVREDVLEILMRMKEVILKSYSSQPQIGRLLVNGPTTITAAHFDLPSEVEVIDPTQYVATIAEGGKLEMEFRIERGKGYRTVERGREEATSLDFLQIDSVFMPVRKVNYSVEEARGDGSITKDRLLIEVWTNGSLSPQEALSSAAGILVELFNPLKDISLEPTDTSSDIPDDPTAQIPIEELQLSVRAYNCLKRAQVNSVADLLDYTQEDLLEIKNFGQKSAEEVVEALQRRLGITLPQERSSKHN
- the rpsM gene encoding 30S ribosomal protein S13, whose amino-acid sequence is MARIAGVDLPRDKRVEIGLTYIYGIGLSRSQAILAATGVNPDTRIKDLSDADITALRGEVESNYQVEGDLRRLEAMNIKRLIDIGTFRGRRHRMGLPVRGQRTRTNARTRRGRRQTVAGKKKAPGK